In Topomyia yanbarensis strain Yona2022 chromosome 2, ASM3024719v1, whole genome shotgun sequence, one DNA window encodes the following:
- the LOC131684057 gene encoding uncharacterized protein LOC131684057, which translates to MTKNTNDPETASQHQPSDQESNQNNQSDHNSSYPLQAPGATPLDPRASTAVSSHSMRPQLTQTSSQLDHQSDHAQQPTSDCSSLDGTVFAESCQTAAQSKARRSQTSESITSSNFNYSLNRRFISKNQMKEFREAFRLFDKDNDGSITKEELGTVMRSLGQFARVEELQEMLLEIDVDGDGNVSFEEFVDIMSNMTDTMAEASADQEERELRDAFRVFDKHNRGYITASDLRAVLQCLGEDLDEEEIEDMIKEVDVDGDGRIDFYEFVHALGEPEDSQENDDEEEVISLRSLSCDVNA; encoded by the exons ACAAAAAATACCAACGATCCGGAAACTGCATCACAACATCAACCGAGTGACCAGGAATCGAACCAGAACAATCAGAGCGACCATAACTCTAGCTATCCGCTCCAGGCGCCAGGTGCAACTCCATTAGATCCCAGAGCCAGCACAGCAGTCAGTAGTCATAGCATGCGTCCTCAACTGACGCAGACTAGTAGCCAGCTGGACCACCAGTCCGATCACGCTCAGCAACCAACAAGCGATTGCTCCAGTCTGGATGGGACTGTTTTCGCCGAATCATGCCAGACCGCAGCTCAATCTAAGGCCCGGCGCTCTCAGACGTCCGAATCGATTACCTCCAGCAATTTCAACTACAGCTTGAACCGTAGATTTATATCGAAGAATCAGATGAAGGAATTCCGGGAAGCGTTTCGACTGTTCGATAAGGACAACGATGGCTCGATAACGAAAGAAGAGTTGGGTACGGTTATGCGATCGTTGGGACAGTTTGCGCGGGTGGAGGAGCTGCAAGAGATGCTGTTGGAGATTGATGTTGATG GCGATGGGAACGTTAGCTTCGAGGAGTTTGTCGACATCATGTCCAACATGACCGACACCATGGCGGAGGCCTCGGCCGATCAGGAAGAACGTGAACTGCGTGATGCATTCCGCGTTTTTGACAAGCACAATCGGGGCTACATAACGGCATCAGATTTGCGAGCGGTCTTGCAGTGTCTAGGAGAGGATTTAGATGAAGAAGAAA TCGAAGACATGATCAAAGAGGTGGACGTCGACGGTGATGGACGTATTGATTTCTATGAATTTGTGCATGCCCTCGGCGAACCCGAGGACTCACAGGAAAACGATGACGAAGAGGAAGTTATCTCTTTGAGATCGCTTTCCTGCGATGTGAATGCTTAA
- the LOC131681380 gene encoding serine/threonine-protein phosphatase Pgam5, mitochondrial-like isoform X2 codes for MSSWSRIQRVGSVAIGAAGGAVAFWYGSRMLNERKVHSSWTTNFKVSECAKWDHNWDHRDPASLVEPVSDSADPVVQNRHNEKLDKKRSKVTRHLILVRHGQYNMDGRSDVDRYLTEKGRKQAALSGERLKHLCIDFDKIIRSTMTRAQETAKIISLSLPELKMHDDAMLEEGAPIPPEPPVGHWRPEISFFEDGARIEAAFRKYFHRAEPDQKHDSYTLIVCHANVIRYFVCRALQLPPEAWLRISLGHASLTWISIMNDGRVTLRNLGETGHIPLELLSR; via the exons ATGAGCTCTTGGTCGCGTATTCAACGGGTTGGTTCGGTTGCCATCGGTGCTGCTGGTGGGGCTGTCGCTTTCTGGTATGGCTCGCGAATGCTGAATGAACGGAAGGTTCACAGCTCTTGGACGACTAATTTCAAGGTGTCTGAATGTGCCAAGTGGGATCATAACTGGGACCA CCGAGATCCTGCGAGTTTGGTTGAACCTGTAAGCGATTCAGCAGATCCCGTCGTCCAAAACCGTCACAAtgaaaaattggacaaaaagcgATCGAAGGTAACTCGGCATTTGATACTGGTTCGTCATGGTCAGTACAATATGGATGGTCGTTCCGATGTCGATCGTTACTTAACAGAGAAAGGTAGAAAACAAGCAGCTCTCAGTGGTGAACGTCTCAAACATTTGTGCATCGATTTTGATAAGATTATTCGTTCAACGATGACACGCGCTCAAGAAACTGCCAAGATTATATCACTATCACTGCCTGAACTAAAGATGCATGATGATGCCATGCTTGAAGAGGGGGCACCAATTCCACCGGAACCACCGGTTGGACACTGGCGACCAGAGATATCG TTCTTCGAAGATGGAGCTCGCATTGAAGCTGCCTTCCGGAAGTACTTCCATCGAGCTGAGCCTGACCAAAAACATGATTCCTACACACTGATTGTATGTCACGCGAACGTAATCCGATACTTTGTCTGTCGAGCTCTGCAGTTACCTCCGGAAGCATGGCTCAGAATTTCGCTGGGTCACGCTTCGCTAACCTGGATTTCGATCATGAATGATGGTCGGGTCACACTTCGGAACCTGGGAGAAACTGGCCACATTCCGCTTGAGCTGTTGAGTAGGTGA
- the LOC131681380 gene encoding serine/threonine-protein phosphatase Pgam5, mitochondrial-like isoform X1, whose amino-acid sequence MSSWSRIQRVGSVAIGAAGGAVAFWYGSRMLNERKVHSSWTTNFKVSECAKWDHNWDHRDPASLVEPVSDSADPVVQNRHNEKLDKKRSKVTRHLILVRHGQYNMDGRSDVDRYLTEKGRKQAALSGERLKHLCIDFDKIIRSTMTRAQETAKIISLSLPELKMHDDAMLEEGAPIPPEPPVGHWRPEISQFFEDGARIEAAFRKYFHRAEPDQKHDSYTLIVCHANVIRYFVCRALQLPPEAWLRISLGHASLTWISIMNDGRVTLRNLGETGHIPLELLSR is encoded by the exons ATGAGCTCTTGGTCGCGTATTCAACGGGTTGGTTCGGTTGCCATCGGTGCTGCTGGTGGGGCTGTCGCTTTCTGGTATGGCTCGCGAATGCTGAATGAACGGAAGGTTCACAGCTCTTGGACGACTAATTTCAAGGTGTCTGAATGTGCCAAGTGGGATCATAACTGGGACCA CCGAGATCCTGCGAGTTTGGTTGAACCTGTAAGCGATTCAGCAGATCCCGTCGTCCAAAACCGTCACAAtgaaaaattggacaaaaagcgATCGAAGGTAACTCGGCATTTGATACTGGTTCGTCATGGTCAGTACAATATGGATGGTCGTTCCGATGTCGATCGTTACTTAACAGAGAAAGGTAGAAAACAAGCAGCTCTCAGTGGTGAACGTCTCAAACATTTGTGCATCGATTTTGATAAGATTATTCGTTCAACGATGACACGCGCTCAAGAAACTGCCAAGATTATATCACTATCACTGCCTGAACTAAAGATGCATGATGATGCCATGCTTGAAGAGGGGGCACCAATTCCACCGGAACCACCGGTTGGACACTGGCGACCAGAGATATCG CAGTTCTTCGAAGATGGAGCTCGCATTGAAGCTGCCTTCCGGAAGTACTTCCATCGAGCTGAGCCTGACCAAAAACATGATTCCTACACACTGATTGTATGTCACGCGAACGTAATCCGATACTTTGTCTGTCGAGCTCTGCAGTTACCTCCGGAAGCATGGCTCAGAATTTCGCTGGGTCACGCTTCGCTAACCTGGATTTCGATCATGAATGATGGTCGGGTCACACTTCGGAACCTGGGAGAAACTGGCCACATTCCGCTTGAGCTGTTGAGTAGGTGA
- the LOC131680634 gene encoding uncharacterized protein LOC131680634, producing MWIPDDDIFMFAAQFRADLQPLLTGNIVPTKREVLQVVMSLFDPLGFIANYTIHGKILIQNVWRSGIEWDDPIIDSDFDSWRRWVTLVPDLERVRIPRCYFSNYVPHSYKSLELHVFVDASEMAYCAVAYFRIVEDGIPRCALVTSKVKVTPLRPQTIPKNELNAAVLGVRLMRSIAENHSVPIKKRYIWTDSTTVLSWLRADPRKYRPYVAFRVAEILTESNLDEWHWVPTKMNIADQATKWGGGPNFDPMDCWFRGPEFLYLQEHLRPTNVTPHLLQDPKDELRTVLAHREVLKPIMLDFTKFSRFEDLLKILAYLHHFRNQCRMHERVSTKSRTVLINQTVYLAAEKSLWRMVQADSYPEEIAILEANSKLPIAQRQRFGKTSTLKGLSPFLDDDGIIRSESRIDPEAAYYCFDFRNPVILPSKSRVTELLVLRFHQRYGHANTETVINEMQQKFHVPKIRSVVKKAIKEWLDYFGPLVVKKALFTCLTIRAVHLKVVHSLSTESCRMSIRRFVAKRGTPQQIYSDNGTNFRGAARILANEI from the exons ATGTGGATTCCCGATGATGATATCTTTATGTTCGCTGCCCAGTTTCGTGCGGATCTGCAACCTCTTCTTACCGGAAACATCGTCCCGACAAAACGAGAGGTCTTGCAGGTCGTTATGAGTTTGTTTGACCCTCTCGGATTTATCGCTAACTACACCATCCATGGTAAGATACTTATTCAGAACGTGTGGAGATCTGGAATCGAATGGGACGATCCAATTATCGATtctgattttgacagttggcgaCGTTGGGTAACGCTGGTGCCAGACCTAGAACGTGTTAGGATCCCCAgatgttatttttcaaattacgtGCCACATAGTTACAAATCTCTCGAACTGCATGTATTCGTCGATGCGAGCGAGATGGCGTACTGTGCTGTGGCTTACTTCCGTATTGTAGAAGATGGAATTCCAAGATGTGCGTTGGTAACTTCCAAAGTAAAAGTTACTCCTCTCCGACCACAAACCATTCCCAAAAACGAGCTTAACGCTGCAGTACTTGGTGTTCGACTAATGAGAAGTATTGCAGAAAACCATTCCGTGCCAATCAAGAAAAGGTACATTTGGACGGATTCAACGACCGTATTATCATGGCTCAGAGCTGATCCTCGAAAGTATCGCCCCTATGTGGCCTTCAGAGTTGCGGAAATCCTCACTGAATCCAACTTAGATGAATGGCACTGGGTACCAACAAAGATGAACATTGCTGATCAGGCGACAAAATGGGGTGGTGGGCCTAACTTTGACCCAATGGATTGCTGGTTCCGCGGGCCAGAATTCCTGTACTTACAAGAACATCTACGGCCAACAAATGTTACTCCCCATCTGTTGCAGGATCCCAAAGACGAACTGCGGACTGTTCTCGCACATCGAGAAGTTTTGAAACCAATAATGTTAGATTTCACAAAATTCTCTCGTTTCGAAGACCTATTGAAGATTCTTGCCTATCTTCACCACTTTCGAAACCAATGTCGAATGCACGAAAGAGTTTCGACAAAATCACGGACTGTGCTAATTAATCAAACGGTCTACTTAGCAGCTGAAAAATCTTTGTGGCGGATGGTCCAAGCCGATTCTTATCCTGAAGAAATCGCGATACTGGAGGCAAATTCAAAACTTCCGATAGCTCAGCGTCAGCGATTCGGGAAGACGAGCACTCTAAAAGGATTGTCCCCCTTCTTGGACGACGATGGTATAATTAGATCAGAGAGTAGAATCGATCCTGAGGCCGCTTACTATTGCTTTGATTTCCGTAACCCAGTGATCCTCCCCAGTAAAAGTCGCGTGACAGAATTACTGGTTCTCCGTTTTCACCAGCGGTATGGACATGCCAATACGGAGACAGTGATAAACGAGATGCAGCAGAAGTTTCACGTCCCCAAGATACGATCAGTGGTCAAAAAAGCAATCAAGGAGT GGTTGGATTATTTTGGACCACTAGTTGTAAAGAAGGCACTCTTTACTTGCCTTACGATCCGTGCTGTGCATTTGAAGGTGGTTCATTCGCTGTCTACGGAATCCTGTAGAATGTCCATTCGACGTTTCGTCGCCAAGCGAGGTACCCCCCAACAAATCTACAGCGACAACGGCACAAACTTCCGTGGTGCAGCTCGTATTCTGGcgaatgaaatttaa
- the LOC131680635 gene encoding uncharacterized protein LOC131680635, whose protein sequence is MDHGQAAQHVLEAQTAPILQQQPTEQQQAGSRGGIHYARQQPMPNDSAYCPPPQQSTTFIPQPQFSWPTEGIISPQQLAARHVVCKELLKFSGDPLEWPMFISAFESTTVMCGIQPDENLARLQKSLVGSAREKVHSILTLPSAIPEILRTLRDECGRPEQLVHCLLSKIRNAPLPNVNKLKTLVTFGREVKNLVTYIEAANLHDHLSNPMLLTELVGKLPPSLRLDWGLYSQRIPEALLKVFSDYALSIKMAACQVSFPTDSSLPDYNIRRGSKNEKDGFLNAHAVTRERDPEPETENETISSNLIKNTKPCRVCQRNEHKIRNCDRFLKYTIPERLKFVEQNDLCKRCLTGHVLLHSNGKSVPTFAFFDDGSDLTLLDKELAEELGLNGVESPLCLQWTSNVTRKESCSKKVQLSISGINGKEEYALRDVRTIESLNLPRQSLDYQDLAKRFPYLQGLPVQSYTEAAPGILIGVDNSRLKLPLNKRDRRDNEPVAIKTRLGWTVFGGRRESAGTERVMVHACSCNGDRELSEMVKDFFMFENLGVQVRAPPESEDDLRARKILSETTRRTKSGRFETGLLWKSDKIEFPNSYPMAERRLQCLERRLEADPEFKKTVHEQIDEYQARGYAHKASVNELRDCDPRRVWYLPLGIVHNPRKPNKIRVVWDAAARSGGTSLNLNLLKGPDLVTPLLTVLCRFRQKQYAITGDIRQMFHQLLIREVSAIPVAY, encoded by the exons ATGGACCATGGGCAGGCAGCGCAGCACGTATTAGAGGCTCAAACGGCACCGATACTGCAACAACAGCCTACAGAACAACAGCAAGCAGGTTCTAGAGGTGGTATACACTATGCAAGGCAACAGCCAATGCCAAATGATTCTGCATACTGCCCACCGCCCCAGCAATCAACTACCTTCATTCCCCAGCCGCAATTTTCGTGGCCTACGGAGGGAATTATCAGTCCACAACAGCTCGCCGCTCGTCACGTAGTCTGCAAAGAACTACTTAAATTCTCTGGGGATCCGTTAGAGTGGCCGATGTTTATAAGTGCATTCGAGTCGACAACAGTGATGTGTGGAATCCAACCGGACGAAAATCTTGCAAGATTGCAAAAAAGCCTGGTAGGGAGCGCCAGAGAAAAGGTTCACAGCATCCTCACTCTACCATCCGCGATTCCGGAAATACTCCGTACACTTCGAGATGAGTGTGGTCGTCCTGAGCAACTCGTACATTGCCTGCTTTCAAAGATACGAAACGCACCTCTTCCAAATGTCAACAAGCTAAAAACCTTAGTTACATTCGGTCGAGAGGTCAAAAACCTCGTAACTTATATCGAAGCAGCCAACCTCCATGACCATCTATCGAACCCAATGCTGCTAACAGAGCTGGTAGGCAAACTTCCACCAAGTCTGCGACTAGATTGGGGACTGTACAGTCAGCGGATACCTGAAGCTTTATTAAAGGTATTCAGCGATTACGCTCTGTCTATCAAAATGGCTGCCTGCCAAGTTAGTTTTCCGACGGACTCAAGCCTACCAGACTATAACATACGACGTGGATCGAAAAATGAAAAGGATGGATTCCTGAATGCGCATGCAGTAACCAGAGAACGCGATCCAGAACCGGAAACAGAAAACGAAACAATTTCGTCTAACCtgattaaaaatacaaaacccTGCCGCGTATGCCAACGCAACGAACATAAAATTCGCAACTGCGACCGGTTTCTAAAGTATACTATCCCAGAACGCCTTAAGTTTGTGGAGCAGAACGATTTGTGTAAGCGATGTCTAACTGGCCATG TTTTACTGCATAGCAACGGAAAATCAGTACCAACCTTTGCGTTTTTCGACGACGGCTCTGATTTGACACTGCTAGACAAGGAACTTGCTGAAGAGCTTGGCCTAAATGGAGTCGAAAGTCCTCTCTGTCTCCAATGGACCAGCAACGTGACCAGAAAAGAATCCTGTTCGAAAAAGGTACAGCTAAGCATCTCAGGGATTAATGGAAAAGAAGAATACGCCCTTCGAGATGTGCGCACGATCGAGAGCCTCAACTTGCCAAGGCAAAGCTTAGATTACCAAGATCTAGCGAAGCGATTTCCATACCTGCAAGGACTTCCAGTTCAAAGCTATACCGAAGCAGCTCCCGGGATTTTAATCGGAGTAGACAATTCTCGACTAAAGTTACCTCTAAATAAACGGGATAGACGAGACAATGAGCCTGTAGCTATAAAAACACGACTAGGATGGACTGTTTTTGGAGGTCGACGAGAATCCGCTGGAACTGAGCGCGTCATGGTTCATGCCTGCAGTTGTAACGGAGATCGAGAATTAAGTGAAATGgtcaaagatttttttatgttcGAAAATTTGGGAGTCCAAGTACGTGCACCGCCAGAATCGGAGGATGATTTACGCGCCCGAAAGATTCTTAGTGAAACAACAAGGCGTACCAAATCTGGCAGATTTGAGACAGGTTTACTTTGGAAAAGTGATAAAATCGAGTTTCCTAACAGCTACCCGATGGCAGAGCGTCGGCTACAGTGTTTAGAACGTCGACTTGAAGCAGATCCGGAATTTAAGAAAACCGTACATGAACAGATCGACGAGTACCAAGCCAGGGGCTATGCACATAAAGCGTCGGTGAATGAGCTGCGCGACTGCGATCCTCGTCGTGTGTGGTATCTACCGCTCGGTATAGTACACAACCCAAGGAAACCCAACAAAATCCGCGTCGTGTGGGATGCTGCAGCGCGCTCTGGTGGAACGTCGTTGAATTTGAATTTACTAAAAGGTCCGGATTTAGTGACCCCACTTCTGACCGTTCTGTGTCGCTTCCGTCAAAAACAGTATGCGATAACTGGCGACATTCGACAAATGTTTCATCAGCTACTGATACGGGAAGTTTCAGCGATTCCTGTGGCGTACTAA